GATTTAACCATTCCGATATTCATCAGATCCGGTGCCACTTCGTTTGTCTTGTCAACAAACTTTCCTTTTTCGTTGATCAACAAATAACTTGTTGGCGGATAAGGATATTTATGTGCCATTACTTCTCCACCTCTGAACAAATCAAGATCGCTATCACCATCAACATCAAAAGCAACTACACATGATCCGCTGCTGATAGTGGCAGGTAAAACTGATTTTGTGAAATTTCCTTTGCCATCATTGATATACAATCGATCCTGATACATGCCGGAACCTTCATTAAATTCACTGCCACCGCTTACAACATAAAGATCCAGATCTTTATCACCGTCTGCATCAAACAGTAAAGTACCCATGTCTTCATACTTCTTATCTGCTTCAAACGCAGCAACAGTTTGTTTTACGAACGCTCCATTTAACTGCAAATACAAACTGCCTGATTGATCTTTTGCTCCACCAATAAAAAAATCTTCTGTGCCATCAGCATTTACATCACCCTTTGCAACAAAGGGACCACTGCGGCTGAATTCATGCGGAAGTAATACCTGGTCAACATATTCATCCAGTTTATTTTCTGTATGTAGAAATGGAGTTGAAAGAAATTGATTGGTTACTTCAGCAAATAAAGGATCGTACACATAACGATGATTACCTGATTGAACGGCCTGTTGATAATTTACTTTTACAACCTGATTCGTGGTAAGATTTTGCAAGCTGTTTGATTTTCCATCGGGCCATACAATTACTGCACTATCAATCTTAGCAGTTTTGCCAACGCCAAAATGAACTACAGGATCGTTTGACGAAAGATATCCCCGCACTGTTTTTTGTTGAAAGAATTGTTGCAGCTTGCCTTCGTAATACAAAGATATTTTTGCTCCAATACCATCTCTGTTTTGTGCCGGACCTTCCAGCTTCAAACGCAGGTAATTATTTTTCTTATCAGTTACATTCTCGTACAGATCAGATTCTCCATCAAGATTATTGATCACAAGATCGAGATCACCATCATTATCAAAATCAGCAACTGCAGCTCCGTTTGAAAATGTACTGTCTTTGAAGCCCCATGCTTCGGATACATTTTCAAATTTTAGTCCGCCATTATTTTTGAAAAGATAGTTCCGCACTTTAATGGGATCATAGATCGACATATACTCTTTAAATCCTTTTGAGAACATTTCTTCGGAAGAGTTGTACTTGCTCATGTTTGCTCGGATATACATTTCCTGCTTTTGCTGAATGTCACCATCGAACAAATCACGTCGGTAACCATTGGCAACAAAAATATCCCGGTATCCATCATTGTCAAAGTCAGATGCAAGTGTAGACCAGCTCCATTCTGTTTTAGAAATACCAGCCATTTGCGATACATCACTGAAAAAGCCATTGCCATGATTCAGGTGAAGTACATTGTGCATGTATTGTTTATGAAAACCGCTGTCAACAATGGCCCAAAATCCCTGCACATCCATACGTGGCATGGAAACTTTGGAACGCTTATAATTTTCAGGCAACATTTCCATCACCAGAATATCTTCAAAACCATCGTTGTTGAGATCGGCAATATCGGCGCCCATGGAAAACAGCGAAAGATGATTGGTCATCGATTTCACTTCATCTTTAAACGTTCCGTTTTTTTGATTGATGTAGATATAATCATTATCAGCATAATCGTTGGAAACAAAAATATCTTCCCATCCATCGTTATTGAGGTCGGCAGTAACTACCGACAATGCATATCCGAAATTATTTCTGATACCCGCCTGTTTCCCAATTTCAGTAAACTTGCCATTATCATTCCGGTACAATTTATCCCTGCAAAGATCCGGAGGGTTTCGTTTGCCGGATACCATTCGTGAAAGACCTAAGTAGAATGAATCGGGACGATTGGTGAGATACATGTCCAGGTCATTATCATTATCCATATCAAAGAAAGCAGCATGGATCGAATAACTCTTATCGTCCAGTCCGTATTTTTTTGCCTCTTCTTTAAATGTGAGATCACCGTTGTTGACGAACAACAGGTTTCTCCGTTCTTCATCAGTATCCTTATAGCCACCTCTGCAAACATAGATGTCCATGAAACCATCGCTGTTGATATCAACGAAGGTTACACCGTTATCCCAACCCTTACCGCCATCCACATTTGCGGTAGTTGTAATGTCTTTAAACTTCATTCCACCTTGGTTGAGGTATAGTTTGTTGGGCACTTCATTTCCTGTAAAGTAAATATCCATCAATCCATCGTTGTTCACATCTGCTGTGGCAACACCGGCACCATTGTACACATACGCAAACGTGTCGAAATAATTACGATGGTAATTTTCTTCTACCATGTTGGTAAAACTGATGCCGCTTTCCGATGTATTCACTTTATTGAAAACAGGATCAACAGAAGATGTAACAGTCGTATCTCCCGTAGTGTTTTTTTCTTTACATCCGGTTGAAAGGACGAACATGCACATGCCGATGATAAAAGCAGTGCATGCGAGTACAGTTTTTTTTGCCATCTTATTTCGTTTTTCTTCGTATTCAGTTTTTTTCGCCGGTGTGGTATAAATATTTCTGCCACACCAGTGCTGCAACATTTCTTCCCAATTTCAATCCTTCTTCATTTTCACATTGAATATGATATCCACCCAACACTCTTGAAAGACCGGCCATATTCGCCGTTTCAGTAAATGTGGGAAATGACAAAGTTACTTCAGCTCCCACTCGATCCGGTTCAGTCATTTCGCCCGGCTTACGTTTTACTTCCACTCCAAATTTATCGCTACCGGTAAAGAGCCGCAGAATTTCAGCACAAGCACCACTAATAGTACTATGACCTGAAATATAACTTGGGAAAGGCGGACATAAAAATGTTTCGGGCGAATAGGGTCTCCATTCTTGCCCCGGTATTTCAATCATTCCTTTGTCTGGACCACCCCAACCTTTGATTGTTTTATCTTTAAAATAATAATGTACCAGCGTGTAAGGCCGTGCAAAATCGTATTCCATTTTTGTATCCCAGCAAGCAATGAATCCATCCATTGCTGCAGCTTCAACAGCAAAATACATTTTTACATCCTGATCTAATGTATGGTTATCACGTACCGAAACATCTTGTGCAAATATGAGCCAGTGCCCTGCCTGTTGAACTGATTTCGGTCCGTCACGCATAAATTCCACCAACGCTTTTTGCTCGTTGGTAAGTGCAGCCTGTAATTCCACTACTTCTTTCACCTCCTTTTCCAATTGCGCCGAACCGATAGCGGGTGGAGGCTGGCATCGGAACTGACTGCCCGAATCTAATAACAACGGCTTTACTTTACCCCAGTGGGGCGTTAAACAGGCGGGAGCAAATTTGCCACCCTTACCATCTGCAAAATATTTTGGTTGCCAGCGTTTAATATCGATGAGTGTATCAGCACTGTTAACGGGCATATAACCTGTGTAGTCGGAGTAGACTTTTCCATTAGAGCCGGGCATAGTTCCTGTTTGGTTGGAGCCATCGTTCAATCTTGCTTCAATAACTGTTTTGGCAGCAAGGTTGCCAATACCTTCGGGTGTAGTTGGATCTGTCGAATTATTATCAGGATCTAAACCAAATTCTTTCATCTTGTTGCGAAGCATCACTGAATCGCTGTAAAAATATTGCAGCATAGCTCGGTAGGCTGCATAGCTGATCGCAATTTCCTTGTTCTTTATTGTCCGTTTTTCTTGTGGTACACGTTCCACTTGTTGCAGGTACAAAGGACGTGCCTTTTCATCATACCTCGACCAAGCATCGAATACGGCCGTCCAAACAAGACCAAGCATACGTGAAGTAACAGTAGGACGTGGCCGAAATGTTTCGGTATCATTGGCAGTTGCTTCTAATGAGATTTTACCCCATTGGTAGGCTCTGTTATTGGCACCTCTTGGTTCTTCTGTAAGTTGTTTGTTATTGCCGCTGCAGGAACAGAGAGCAACAACAAGAATAAAAAGTTGGATATAGCGACTCTTACCCTTCATAATAACAATACAATTAAAGTAAAATTTTTGGCAATAGGCTCTCTTTTTTAGAACAAACCGGGAACCAGAAGTACTGGTTCCCGGTTTGGAAGATTCTCACTTTATTGTTCTAATAGACTACTTCTTATTGATATCCGGGATTCTGTGGATATTTTGGTCCTTCCGATACGAGGTTGATCTGCGTTTGAGGGATAGGTCGCAGCATATTAAATGACTGGACGCCTGCAGCACCTTCCGGATTGTGTAGTTTAACCCGATCAACAAGTTTCTGTGTTCGTGCAAGATCCCACCAGCGGGTATCTTCCGCATACAATTCCCTGCTTCGTTCATCCAGGATAAAATCAAGCGTTATCTGGCCGGCGGTAACCTGCTGTGCAATTACTGCGGCAGCATATTCGGCAGGCGTCTGATTTAATTTCAATGCAGCACGGGTACGCAATACATTGATCATGTCTGCTGCATCCTGTAAAGTAGCACCACCTTTCAATGCCGCTTCTGCGGCAATAAGGTACACTTCTGAGAAACGGAAGAGGATATATGGTCTGTCTGAATAGTCATTCAGATTTCCTCTTGTTGAATCATCAAATTTCCGAACATTCGGATAGTAGCTCGCTGTAAAAGGAACTGTTGCGCCGGGTAAGTGATTTGGTTCAAACATGATTCCTTTAAATGCCGCTCTTTCTGCAGGAGTAACCAAACGGTCACGCATCCAGATTGACGTATCAATTCCGTTGATAAGCTGACCTCTTGGTGTAACAGCACCGTTTGTTCCTCTTACAGACATTTCGGTATTGTTTGAAAGCCATACTGTTTGGAAAGTTCCTTCGTATCGTGCATCTGTTGCACGGTTGGCAAAGGCAACATCCATGATATAACGGGTATTTGGGCGAATGCGTTGGAATGGACGTCCATTATTTATATCACGAACCGTAACATTGGCTCCACCACTAGCCGGATAATTTGCATTAATAGTTGGATAGTTTGGACGCCAGAAGAAATTGGATTTGTTTTCTGCACCATTGGTAGCACCTGCACCTACTGCGGAGTTTTGGCCGAATTTCAGATCTTTTGTATGATCAATGACCATTAGCACTTCAGAACTGTACTCCTGTCCTTCTCTGAAAACATTACCAAAATAAGGCAACAGGTTTAAGCCGTAGGTCGCTTTGTTATCGATCAGAGCTTTTGAAATAGTATATGCCTGTTGAAAATCAGTTGGCTGAGCTACTGTAGACCAACCTCTCCAGAGATGGGTTTTAGCCAGCAGAAACAAAGCTGTTGATTTAGTTGCAGGTTTGCCTAAACCAGCTGCGGGTGTATTGGGCAAATCAGCCGATGCCTCTGTCAGATCTTTTATGATCTGTGCATACACATCTGCAATGGGAGATGGTGCATCGGCAGCAGAAGCGGAAGTATTGAATTTTGTCTTTAGCGGAACAGATCCAAAAGTGGTTACTAAATAATAGTAACAGAAGCCACGCAGGAATTTAGCCTGTGCTAATAACTGTGTTTTCTGAGCTGCAGGAATATTAGCAGCAGCACCATATTCCAATACGCCGTTCGCAGTATTGATATTGATGAACATACTGTTCCAGAAACCTAAATAGTTATCGGTGTTACTCTTAATTACCGCATTGTTATACTCAAACCAGTGTTGCACATCGGCAGCAGCTCCTTTTTGAGATTCATCTGTACCTGCGTTAAAAAGCTGTGTGAAAATTTGCGTACCCCAATGTCCACGGAAGCTGGAATAGATACCTGCAATTGCTCCCTGGATACCATCAGAGGTAGAAAAAAATGATGGCGTAAATCCTGTTCGTGGCTGCTCCTCCAATAATTTCTTACAACCGGTAGCCGCAAGAAGAATGGAGCCCAGAAACAGACTAAATATTATTTTCTTATGTTTCATACTATAAAATTTAGAAGATTAAAATCGAACATTAACTCCAAAAATGATTTGACGTGAAGGAGGAACACCCATGCCTACAGTAACAGCACGTCCCTGAACAGGGTTTAATCCACCGCCTTGTGAAGCCACAGCATTACCTGTACCATTACCCTCCGGATCTAAACCTAAACCGTCTCTCACCAACGGAGCCCATAAAATGAATGGATTCTGTGCAGATACATACACTCTGAGTCCGCTGATTTTTGCTTTGCTCAAAAGTTTCTCTGGAATGTTATATCCGAAATCAATTGTTCTGAGTTTAATAAAAGAACCATCACGATACGTGAGTGTTGAAGTGAAGAGCAGGGCATCCTTACTTGCATCCGGCTGAGGGAATGCATTAGTTGGATTGGTTGGAGTCCAGTAATCAACTTTCAACTGGTTTACACGGCTGTTCAGGAAGAAAGGATAACCGGCGCCGCCACCATCAGCAGAAAGGTAGGTTGCAACTACAGTTTGTCCAAATCGACCAAACATCACGATGTTCAAATCAAAATTCTTGAATTCAAAACGGTTTGATAAACCTGCTACCAGGTCTGGCTGGAAGTTGCCAACCACCCCTCTGTCCGCATCATTGATCACATTATCTTTATTCACATCTTGAATCTTGATGTCGCCGGGAGCAACACCATACACAGCAGCCTGAGCAGCTTCCGATGTTTGCCAGATGCCTATTTTTTTGTAATCAAAAATGGTGGTGATAGGTTGACCTACAAACCATCCGTTGCCACGATCCTGTTGAAGTCCTAATTGCAATGCAACAATTTTTTCCCGGTTGAAGAAACCGTTGAAATCGGTGGTCCATCTGAAACCGTTTTTGCTTTCGATATTTACACTGCTCACCGAGAATTCTAAACCGTAGTTTGAAGTTTCTCCAACATTTACAAGAATGCTGTTCACTCCATTACTGCGGGGCAACTCACGGTTCAGCAAGATATCGGTTGTGTTGTTTTTGTAAAAATCAACAGAACCTGTAATACGATTCTTCAGCAAACCGAAATCCAGACCGATGTTGATACCTGTTGTTTTTTCCCAGGTAAGATTTGGATTAGGGCTCGTATTAATCAAATAACCATTTACATAATTTACACCAATGGCCGAACCTGATCCGAAGTTATAGAAGTTGTTACCAAGGCTGCCCAATGTGGTGTATGCGCCTATACCAGCATTTGAGCTGATACCCCAGCCTGCTCTTAATTTAAGAGATGAAATAGCTGCAACATTCTGCATGAACTTCTCATTAGCGATATTCCAACCCAAAGAAAGGGCAGGATAAGTTACCCACTGATTGCCGGGAGCCAATACAGATGCACCATCTGTGCGCACAGTAGCAGTAAGAAGATATCTGTCATCAAACGAATACACGGCTCTGCCCATATAGCCGATTAAAGCAGACTCATTGAAATTGCCACCCTGGGGATTGATGGTGTTTACCTGTAGCCAGTTGTAATCCTGCAGAAAGTCGGCAGGTACACCTTGCCCGTTAAATTGCTGTGCACGGAAATGATTTTTTTGAACTTCCTGAAGCGCCAACACAGTCACTTTATGCTTTCCCGCAAAGGTTTTGTTGTACTCCAGTGAGTTGTTTATTGTGTATTGCCATCCTTCTGAATTATTCTGACTCAGATTAGAACCGGCAGGTGTTGCGTTAATATTAAATACAGTATTTGGTCCGGTATAATTGCTTGCAAGTGTTTGCGACCAACCATAACCAAAGGTAGATTTGAATTTCAGATCTCTCAGGATCTTGATCTCTGCATAAAAATTATGCTGGAACTGATACCTCCTGCTAAATTCCTTGATCAGGTCGTTATTGCCGATGGAAGTAAGCGGATTGATCTGGGCGTTATCAACCCCTTGTAAAATAGCGGGTTTAAAGTTGATCGTACCGTCATCGTTGTAAGGTTTGTACAACGGTCCTAATCGTGTACCGGCACCGTATGCATTTGTACCAAGTCTGTTAGAACGCAATAAGGTATTAAAGCTGGTAAATCCTATTTTAATACGATCTGAAACCTTATGATCAATATTTACATTAAAAGAATACCTATTCAGGTTTTGATCATGAATAATACCAGTCTCATTGTAATAACCAACACCAAAAGAGTACTGTGTTCTTTCGGTACCGCCTCTCACACTCAAATCATGACTTGTGCGAATTCCTTGTGTCAATAACAGATCCTGCCAGTCAGTACTCACACCTGCTGCAAGGTTTGCCTGCTCCGTTGCATTTAATGCATAAGGATTGTTATTAGCAGGGTTCGGCTGCCCTTCCTTTGCATCTTGCTTAAATTTTGCATATTCTGCGCCGTTAAATAAACGGTACGTACCAATTGCATTCACCACGCCCACATAACCGTTGTACGTAGTAGTTGCTTTTTGAGAAGTACCACGTTTGGTTGTAATGATGATGACACCATTTGATCCACGTGATCCATATATAGCAGTTGCAGATGCATCTTTTAATATATCCAGACTGGCTATATTATCGGGATTAATATCATTCACACTACCGCCATACACCATTCCATCAACAACGATCAATGGGTTGTTATTTCCTGTAAGCGAACGGTTGCCTCGTATACGGATTTGGCCGCCAGCTCCAATCTGGTTGCTGTTATTCACAATATCCACTCCGGGTGCACGACCTTGTAATTGGTTGAAAATATTCGGTGCTTTAATCTCGTTCAGGGTTTCACCTTTAATAGTAACAGTAGATCCTGTTACGTCTTTTTTGCGTTGTGTACCATAACCAATCACAACTACTTCGCCGAGTGCTTCGCTGTCAACAACCAGATCAATCGTAATTGTTGCCTGGTCGCCAATGCGAACTTCTTTTTCAGCATACCCAACGGCTGAAACTACCAGGGTGCTTCCTCTGGAAGCACTGATCGTAAAGGAACCATTGTTATCGGTGGTGGTTCCTTGGTTGGTTCCTTTAAGAGTGATAGATGCACCTCTTAATGGAGTGCCATTTTCACCGTTCACTGTACCTTTTACAGTAATGTCTTGAGCTGATACCTGATTTGGTATTAGCAACACCTGTAACAGTATCGCAAATACAAAAGCAGGAAAATTTGCCACCAGTTGTTTTAATAGAGGCAAACTGATTTTTTTCTTTGGCATAGTCAATTCTAGTTTTGAGTTTAACAGTTAATTTATTAGCAGTGAGTGGAGAAACAATATTCTGTTCCTAGGGATCAGGAGGAGAAAAATGTAAGAAATAAATAAAGCGTTGATGTGGAAAGTTGTAAATAACAGGCGTAATAACTAACGAACAAGTAATTCCAGGACGCAAAGACTTCAGTTTGTCTTTGGCAAAGGCAATCGTGGAGTTTACACCCATAGCAATCAATCTTCTCATATCAGCAGTTATCGTTAAACTTCATTCTTTTCTCAGGAAAATGAAGTGATCTTATATTGCAATCGGTTGCATATAAAGACCAAAAAAATAGCACTTTCCCACTCGGATGATCCGTTATAAAATGCTATGTTCAGGAGTTACATCATCACTAGTTCACTATAAGTAATAATGACTTCACTTTCTGTATTTATCTACTGTATACTGTAAACAGTGCAGCAAATAAATAGCTTGTCTTTTATATACAAAGAAGCTAATCTGAAAGCTAATGTAGGAAATATTTTTAAAAATGCAACCGATTGCATTATCTTTTTAAAATAATTTCTACCTTAGACCGATAAACGATGTTTGTCATACTCTTCTTATGCAAAAAGATGTAACGATTTACGACCTGGCAAGGGAGCTTAACTTATCGCCTGCTACTATCAGCAGGGGCTTAAAGAAAAGCAGTGCCCTTAATAAGGATACCGTAAGCAGGATACTTACTAAAGCAGAAGAGATGGGCTATCGCCACAACAACTTCGCAAGTAGCCTTCGTAATAAACGAACACAAACCATTGGCATCATCGTTCCCCGGTTGAACAGTTATTTTATGACTTCTGTATTATCAGGCATTGAAGACATTGCCAGCAAAGAAGGTTATAATATTATCATCAGCCAGTCATTGGAAAAAAAGGAACTGGAGAGAAGCAATGCACATACCATGTTTAATAAAAGAGTGGATGGCTTACTGATATCACTCGCCTATGATACAACAGACATTGAACATCTGCAGCCTTTTTTCGATAAACATATTCCTGTTGTTTTTTTCGACAGGGCCTTTCCAACTGAAGAAAGCACCTGTGTTGTTATCAATAACCAGGAAGCTGCTTATAAAGCTGTAAAACATTTGATAGAGCAGAGATGCAAAAGGATCATGCACCTGGGCGGCAACCTATTGAGAGATATTTATGCCGATCGTTTGAAAGGCTACAAACAGGCGCTGGAAGAAAACAATATTACATACAATGAAAAATTAGTGCAGATTTCTAAGCTTGGAGAACAGGATGGTTATGATGCTGCCAATTATATTCTTTCAATGAATCCTGAAGAAAGACCCGATGCCGTTTTTTGTGCCAATGATATGTCAGCAGTGTATTGCATGAGCGTGCTCAAAGAAAATGGAATTAAAATCCCTGAAGACATTGCATTTGTAGGTTTTAATAATGATGCAGTAAGCAGGGTAATTGAACCAAAACTCACAACAATTGATTACCCCGGTTATAATATAGGCGAAGCAGCAGCTTCAGGATTAATTAATATTCTGAAAGGTGACGCTACTACAATGAAAACAACAAAAGTTGTTTTGCATGCTTCCCTTTTGGTGAGAGATTCTTCTATACGAACGAAAAATTAACAGACGATTCAACTATAAACCAGAACCATGAAGGAAAAAAAGGAAGTGACCATTTACGATATTGCACAAGTACTGGAGCTTTCCACTGCAACTGTCAGTCGTGGTCTTCAGGATCATCCTGCCATTAGCAAAAATACCCGCAAGAAAATTCAGGATGCAGCTAAGGAGATGGGTTATCGTCATAATAATTTTGCGAGCAATCTCCGCAAACAAAAGACAAACACCATCGGTATAATCGTCCATGAATTGAACAGTAACTTTATTACCTCTGTGCTGGCTGGTATTGAAAAGATCAGTACAGAATCAGGATACGATCTCATCATCACCCACTCATCTGAAAGTTTTACAAAAGAATCGGCTAACGTTCTCAATTTATTTCACAAACGTGTAGATGGTATTATTGCCTCACTTTCATTCGATACCAAAGGATTGGATCACTTTCAACCATTCTTCGATAAAAACATTCCGGTTATTTTCTTTGATCGTGTGGAAGAAAACTCTGACAATGCCAAAGTAGTAATTGATAACTACAAGAATGGTTACCAGGCAACACAGCATTTGATTGAACAGGGAAGCAAACGCATTGTGATTGTTACTGCTAATCTCAGCCGTAACGTATATGCCCAACGTTTTAAGGGATATAAAGATGCGTTATTTGATAACGGAATTGAGTTTGATGAAAATCTTGTACTCATAAAAGATTTGAGTGAAAAGTGTGGCCGTGAAGCTGCTTTGCAGATCCTTGAAATGAAACCCATGCCTGATGCTGCCTTTATCACCAATGATTTCTCAGCAGCTGTTTGTATGCAAACATTAAAAGAACATGGCGTTCGCATACCGGAAGACATTGCCATTGTTGGTTTTAATAACGATGCCATTAGTAAAATAGTTGAACCACAGTTGACCACCGTCAACTATCCCGGTATTGATATTGGTGAAATTGCTGCACGTAATTTAATTGCACACCTGAAAGGTGATAGCAAGATCACACAGACGAACACCATCATTGTAAAATCAGAATTAATTATCCGCAAATCATCTCTACGTAAAGGATGATGCTGTAACGATTACTTACATGAAGAGAATAAACGTATTGCTGCTGTTATTGATTTGTTGTTCGCTTGTACGGGCAGAGAATGGTTATGATCTGTGGTTACGTTATGTGCGTATCAAAAACAAAACTCTTCTTGTTGAATACAAAAAACAAATTGCGTCACCTGTTGTGTTAGGCTCATCAGCTACGGCTGATATTGCACGGAAAGAATTAGCAACTGCACTAACAGGGTTAACAGGCAGCAGTTATTTAATAAACAGCAACATCAATACAACAAGTGTATTCATAGCGGGCACAGTAAAATCATCTCCTGTTTTAGCTACACTTGTTACAAAAGAAGAATTAAATCGTATTGACGATGAAGGCTTCATCATTAAAGCAAAACCCGGCAAAACATTTATTACCGGCAATACAGATGTTGCTGTACTCTACGGCATTTTTCATTACCTGCGCCTAATGCAAACCAATCAGCAGGTAACAAATCTCAATATTATTTCAGTACCCAGACTGAAATTACGCATGCTGAATCATTGGGATAATCTCGATCGTACAGTTGAGCGTGGCTATGCAGGCTTTTCTATCTGGGATTGGCATCGTCTTCCAACATTTATCGATCAACGCTATATTGATTATGCAAGAGCAAATGCATCGATTGGCATTAATGCAGTGGTGTTGACGAATGTAAATGCAAATGCGATCATCCTCACTCCTGCT
The DNA window shown above is from Lacibacter sp. H375 and carries:
- a CDS encoding LacI family DNA-binding transcriptional regulator, yielding MQKDVTIYDLARELNLSPATISRGLKKSSALNKDTVSRILTKAEEMGYRHNNFASSLRNKRTQTIGIIVPRLNSYFMTSVLSGIEDIASKEGYNIIISQSLEKKELERSNAHTMFNKRVDGLLISLAYDTTDIEHLQPFFDKHIPVVFFDRAFPTEESTCVVINNQEAAYKAVKHLIEQRCKRIMHLGGNLLRDIYADRLKGYKQALEENNITYNEKLVQISKLGEQDGYDAANYILSMNPEERPDAVFCANDMSAVYCMSVLKENGIKIPEDIAFVGFNNDAVSRVIEPKLTTIDYPGYNIGEAAASGLINILKGDATTMKTTKVVLHASLLVRDSSIRTKN
- a CDS encoding LacI family DNA-binding transcriptional regulator, with the protein product MKEKKEVTIYDIAQVLELSTATVSRGLQDHPAISKNTRKKIQDAAKEMGYRHNNFASNLRKQKTNTIGIIVHELNSNFITSVLAGIEKISTESGYDLIITHSSESFTKESANVLNLFHKRVDGIIASLSFDTKGLDHFQPFFDKNIPVIFFDRVEENSDNAKVVIDNYKNGYQATQHLIEQGSKRIVIVTANLSRNVYAQRFKGYKDALFDNGIEFDENLVLIKDLSEKCGREAALQILEMKPMPDAAFITNDFSAAVCMQTLKEHGVRIPEDIAIVGFNNDAISKIVEPQLTTVNYPGIDIGEIAARNLIAHLKGDSKITQTNTIIVKSELIIRKSSLRKG